From the Ipomoea triloba cultivar NCNSP0323 chromosome 8, ASM357664v1 genome, the window GTACCTtccttttaaatttgaatttttaatacatatttatctgtatttttttggaattattGTTgactcattatattatattaaatataaagtacaatttatatttttcaaattcatgATTTTTTTCCTCCTTCATTTATTATTACCTCATCTTTCGTGGCATAAATTTCAAACTAACATTATTATCTTCCTAGTATAAAGATACTTTAGCTTATGCTATGTCCTTCAATGGTCTACCTTGGCAACATCATTATTAATTTCTCTAAAAAATGATTGGACTTTCACCAATAATAATGTGAAAATTTATCAACTTGCTCAACACCTAATGCCTAACTTTATTTTCTagtctttttttctttattatttatttattgatcaaataatatatgatttttatataatttatttcatccaccCATCTCTAAAGTAGAAAGCCATAAACAATAAGCAACTTTTTAAGTTGGGGATTGAAACTTACTAATATACCATTTTCATATACTCGGTATTACATTATTTTGGGGTTTTGGTGGGATTGCATTGACAATTAAGGCCCtccaaatcaaatcaaatgaaaGTGATATACAGATGGAAGTGAATGCcctcaaattatttaatatttatagttGTCTCGATCCAAGCAACAATTTTCATGTCTCATGTTTCCTTTCCCTCATTGGCTCATTCAttcccatatttttttttaatttttttaatagtgtCGAAtctacaaaaatgtcaattataCTCGATACAATTATATAGTAAGCTTAACCGCTTAAGTATAAATAGAATCTGTCATCTGTAGTTGATGCGTTTTTTACCCCATAAAACTACTGGTACTAGCGTTTATACTGAAAACAAATAGAAATTGTCCAATCACTCAACCCAAACTCTGAACCATCTTGTATTCATACATCAATACGTTCAATTCTCATATTCTAATTACCTATCTCATAGTATATCTGTGAATTATAATTTGGTAGGAAATAAATGGTGTATTATAATTCATTGTATAAATCATATCTATGAATCATAGTGTACATATGAATTATAATTTGGTGAgaaatgaattaataataatattcatcgTAAAAAGTGTAAGTATCATGTAAAACTGTAAAAAGTGAAGCAAGCAGGATGGCAGAACTGCTTCAATTCATTTGCCACAATTATGGTTTCTCGTGTGTCGATTGATGATGTCGTGTTATGATTGTAACATCCATCCAACTTCACGTATGCATTGTACCATAAGtggatttaaaataatttatattttatatacaaatatattaccAATAATATGTCAAACGATATTAACTTTTTGTACGTTCAATGAGTTAAAAAAAGTAAtcataaattaaacaaatattcCGTACTGTATTATAACAGAGTCTGGTATTAATGTTCATTAAATACGATATTTCAAATGTTAATTCGGTGGCgtgaatcaaaatttataagatgtgttaaaattattttgtttgtgaaatggaaagaaagatacaataatacaaacaaacaacaaaaaagGACTCAATGGGGCCCCATAACAAAGACcctaaacaaataaacaaagaataataaataaataggcacaaaattttttaaagaagaaaataaaaaacaacgAAATCCCAAAGCCTCCCCCACACCGCGTGAGATTTACTTCCACTTAGGGGAAAGATTATCTTTGCTAATATGATAATAAAATGCcataattctattaattatgCATTTATTGTTCTTTGCTCCCCTTAAAGAAAATGTGAATTGTGATGTGCCTCCTCTTTTATAGAAATGTGACATATTTGTAGGAAATAATATGGATTATTGCAATTTTGTACTTGTTTCGATTCTTCTATTTTAGACATACTAATTTGTGTAAACAGATTGACACGATAATGATATAAATACGATAAAACTAAACACAAACTTGACCCGTTAaagttaaaaagttaaattCTTAAATACGAATGAACATGATTTTTAAACGAATTAAATAGGTTgacataatatatacatttagttaACAAGTTTGGGTCTACACAACACGATTACCGATTTAAAACTTTTAAGTAATGTTAATATTAACTGGTTAAGCAGTTTGACCGGGTAAGACACAAATTTTAACAAGTCAATCCTTTTAATAATTGCAGACACGTTAAAAGTAAACACtgttatgttattttcataTCTAATTTGGTGTCAATATTGTCAAATATATTGTAAATTACCAGGTCTATTCAAATCAccttaattaataatatgttttccCCTTGGTCCCTTCTAGTTTTCAAACACAACCTAAAAGACATTTTTTTAACCATTAATGGCAAGATGGCAAGTTCAGATTTAATTTTTGCATCTCAGTTTGAAACTATTAAGCTTTAATCCACACATGATATGACAGTGGTCAAGTTGTAATATGAATACTTTCACTTAtaaatatacttttatttaattatttatttttgtgcgCATCTCATACTTTCCTAGTTTGGTGTcctacattttaaaattattgttctTTTGTATCAtgtgttttgtttttcctttctcttttctataccatctatatttattttctataaactctcaaaatataaacttttgatataaaaatcattttcaccCACTTAATTACCTCTTTTAGTGTATCTTTGTGCAATTTTATAGTGCCTAATACTGatttaaaagttaatttgaaATCTATTGATGGTAAACAAAGTATAAGGCACACAatttatttgacttttttagaataatatatgcTCCATTACTCCATACCATACAAACAGtgtatttattttgataattttgctcTCATTTTTATTAACATATCAATAATTGTGTCTAGTTTTATTTCACTTGATCTGATGGGTATAAAGTAGCTAACTAGTTTAACAACCAAACACGGGCCAAGAAACTAAGCTCAATAAGTTAATATTATGAAGGATTTGACTTACGAAAGGTGGTCAAATGTCGACAATCAAGCTGACTTGCATTCAACAAACCAAGTTAGGTCGACTTGTACCGTCACACTACTAAACTCAGACACCATAGCTACTTGAAAGATTGCCACACCTCTTAAACTAACCTGCCACATTGTTTGATCAACCTCCCGTGCAGTCACGCCCACCAACCGGAtcatgccacatcagaattacTTACTACGGATCATCATGGCTTTCCATTCCTATTTACATCATCTCCTACTACATACCATAACTTATACGAGCACCAACACAAGAAACTAATAGAATACATTAGTCTATTGAGTTCCTAATCATCTACTactcattcaacaatataaatatcTCATTTTCTATCTTATAACACAATGTAATTTTACAACAccgtcataatttttaaatcagaATTGGTATAAGACAATATGtaagattaaaaaataataattttgtagctaaagaaaggaaaaaatttgTAAAGCAAATACAAGGTAAGTGACAAAATAGTATTTTtgtgaattttatttatttggaaaatcaattaacaaaaattaCCATTCTTAGAATTGATCAGGTTAATAATACAGAAAGAACGGTAGAGAGGCGAAGAAGAAATTTGTGACGGAGGGGAGCAGAAGCTTCtgaacaaacaaacaaacagcaAAAACGCCTCTTATGAAACAACAGTTAACGGCGTGTCGAACGTTAATGTTTCTGTCAGGACCTTCGCAGCCGCTcatcattctctctctctctctctaaagcTCCAGTCTTGGCAGTCTTGAAGAGCTCCATCGCTCCCTTTCTCTTTCCTCCCCTTTTATCTCTCTAGAATTTTACTCACCCACTCTCTCTCTCGAGTGTGTCGTTGCATTGGCTCCTAAAAGTTGCGAAATTTCCTACACAGAAACAAACAGCTCACCCCACTACTGAGGCGGAGGACCACCTACCATCAAAGCTTTATTTTTGATGGACCACCGCCGTGCACGGCGGCCTCCGGCGAGATTTCCGGGCTGAAAATCACTTTCCCAGATTGCTACCGTgccttaattattgattttcttgGAGTTTTTTGAAGTTATGGCGGCGGAGGCGAATAGCAACACGGCGGCGCTGGTGGAGGCCGGCGGCGGAGCCGCCGGGGGGTTGACGGAGGAGCTGGCGGCGAAGGCGGTGCTTAAGAGATACGAGGGATTGATGATTGTACGGACGAAAGCGGTGAAGGGGAAAGGCGCGTGGTACTGGGCTCACCTTGAGCCCATGCTGGTCCACAATTCCGATTCCGGGTTGCCCAAAGCCGTTAAGCTCCGGTGTTCGTTATGCGACGCCGTGTTTTCCGCTTCTAATCCTTCTAGAACCGCCTCCGAGCATCTAAAGAGAGGAACTTGCCCCAATTTCAACACCCTCGTCAAACCCATTTCTTCTCTCCCGCCGGCGCCCCACCAACAGAATCACCGGAAACGGAACTCCCCCGGCGGCGATAGTGGCAGCCCGGCTTCTACGGCGGCATATCAAGTTACTCCGCTTGCTATTGTTGATCCATCAAGATTCGCCGTGGAGTTAGCTTACCCGCCGGTGGTGTCAATGGCCACCGCTATTGTTGCCACCGGTggtgccgccgccgccgccggaggcggcggcggcggcatgTATGGGCAGCACCCTATGGTGTTGTCAggtggaaaggaggatttggggGCTCTAGCCAAGCTAGAAGATAGTGTGAAGAAGCTAAAGAGTCCAAAATCATCGCCCGGGCCAGCTTTGAGCAAGTCCCAGATTGATTCAGCCTTTGATTATCTTGCAGATTGGGTGTATGAATGTTGTGGGTCAGTCTCAATTTCCAGTCTTGACCACCCAAAATTCAGGGCATTTCTCACCCAAGTTGGGCTGCCCTCAATTTCAAGAAAAGAGTTTGCAGGTTCCAGGTTGGATGCCAAGTACGAGGAGGCCAAGGTTGAGTCCGAGGCAAGAATCCGAGACGCCATGTTCTTTCAGGTTGCAGGTGATGGTTGGATGGCCAAGAAGCATGGGCATGTTGGGGAAGAGAATTTGGTGAGTTTGTATGTGAATCTTCCCAATGGGACAAGTGTGTTTAGGAGGACAGTTTTCACTAGTGGATTTGTTCCTTCTAAGTATGCCGAGGAGGTTTTATGGGACACAATCACAGACATTTGTGGCAGCAATAGTGTTCAACAATGTATAGGGATAGTTGCAGACAGGTTTAAGGGCAAGGCATTGAGGAATTTGGAGAATCAGCACCATTGGATGGTCAATCTTTCTTGTCAGTATCAAGCATTCAATAGTTTGGTTAAGGATTTCGGCAAGGAGCTTCCGTTTTTCAAGAATGTGACCGAGAATTGTGTAAAGCTCGCGAATTTCGTGAACAATAAGTCCCAGATTCGGAATAGTTTCCACAAGTATCAGTTGCAGGAGTATGGGCATGCTGGGCTGTTGAGGGTGCCCTTGCCAGGCTACGAAAGCTCGGATTTTGGACCCGTTTATTCGTTGATCGAGGATATACTTAGCTCAGCTCGGGCACTTCAGCTAGTGTTGCTGGATGAATCATATAAGGTAGTTTCAGTTGAGGAACCGTTTGCTAGGGAGATTGAAGAGATGATGAGGAATCCGCGTTTCTGGAATGAATTGGAGGCGATGCATTCGTTAGTTAAATTGATCAAGACGATGGCACGGGATATTGAGACGGAGAAACCACGAGTAGGGCAATGCCTTCCTCTATGGGAGGAGCTTAGAGTGAAAGTGAAGGATTGGTGTTCTAAGTTTCACATTGCCGAGGGACCTGTGGAGAAATTGGTTGAAAGGAGGTTCGAGAAGAATTATCACCCGGCTTGGGCTGCTGCATTTATACTCGATCCACTCTATTTGATTCGAGACACTAGTGGAAAGTACTTGCCACCGTTCAAATACCTTACCCCCGAGCAAGAGAAGGACGTGGACAAGCTCATAACACGTCTTGTATCTCGGGACGAGGCTCATATCGCTTTGATGGAGCTTATGAAATGGAGAACTGAAGGGCTCGAGCCGGTTTATGCTCAAGCTGTTCAGTTGAAGCAGAGGGATCCTAGCACGGGAAAGATGAAAATCGCGAACCCTCAGAGTAGTAGGCTTGTTTGGGAAACTTACCTCACGGGGTTCAAGTCGTTAGGCAAAGTTGCTGTTAGGCTTATCTTCCTTCATGCTACCTCGTGCGGGTTTAAATGCAACTGGTCTTTCCTGAGATGGGCGGGGGCTCAATCCCATTCGAGGGTGGGTGTGGACCGAGCTCAGAAGTTGATATTCATTGCTGCTCACTCGAAGCTCGAAAAGCGGGATTATTCCAATGATGAGGACAAAGATGCCGAGCTCTTTGCCCTGGCAAACGGTGAGGATGATGTGCTCAATGAGGTTTTTGTCGATACATCCTCTCTGTAGCATTATTCATTTTTACCTCTTCGTTAGCACTCTAAATTTGTAGGGATTTTCCCCAcagaaatgaaattctttttCCACCATATATGCGGCATTTCATTTCTTTGTTCATCTTAACAAGAACTTAGGTTAGTTGGCTCGAGAGGGGGGATATGTGGAGCAGCTTTTGCATGTAAATTGAAAAGTAATGGAACGAAGTTGCAGGATAGATTTTTGTAACGtcttttcttcattcttaacTAGTAGTCTCGAATCGATGATATCTGTTGATAGGGAAGGCTTTTTGTTTCCCTTTTGTCGTTGTTACGTATGCTGTTCTTGTTCTGGTCAGAATAATTTATAAATCGCCTTTTCATTGCCAAACTAACAAGCATTAAGTCAAATGTTTGTCCAATGCAAATTTAAAACGCAGTTTCATGCTAAGTTGAACTTTAAGAACATTATATCTGTCTCTATCTGAGCTCTGTTGATTCATTTGAAGTTTATATGAAATCTGTGCTTTAATGCCTCCCAAGATTACCGAACTTCTATTCAAGATTACACTGGCTCCAAATTTCCGTGTTCAGGTGCTGTAGAGCTTCCTTGAGACTTTACGGTTACATTAGCTTAAACGTTGGCGTTGAAATGCACGTGCCATCACGATTCAATCAACGAGACACCTGAAACTCGAGATGAGGTATTGGATGTAGGTTCCAAACTATTCTTTTAAATGCGTTTCTTGCAACTAGAGATGGTCATTAGACTATTAGGGGTGATTTTGTTCAAAATATTGTCCTTAGAAATTGATATTTGTTCAACCGAAGAGTCCTTTGATGTGAAACTAATCCTGTTTCCTCTCTATGCAGAAGGAGCCGAGAAAGACATTGCCGAAACACCATGAAATGCATAGTTGGTGGAAAAGCTCGTGAGGCTGTAATTGGATGGTTTTATATGCAAAAGGATCCAACAAAAGGACACGATTCAAATTTCCCGGAAGGCAAACTAGGTTTGGCTATCCCGGGGGACCTAGCCCGAGGAAATTTAACGAAATCTTTATAGCTGGAAGAGCACTTCACAACTGCTAATATCGCATTCCTATTATTCTGGTATATGTGTCTTTGGGGCAGTGGCGTCCCACCACGGGAGCTAGTGGAAGTCTTTTTCGAAATTTTGGTTGTTAAGTTAAAACAATCTTATGCTTACTTCTGCTTTAAAACATT encodes:
- the LOC116027224 gene encoding uncharacterized protein LOC116027224 translates to MAAEANSNTAALVEAGGGAAGGLTEELAAKAVLKRYEGLMIVRTKAVKGKGAWYWAHLEPMLVHNSDSGLPKAVKLRCSLCDAVFSASNPSRTASEHLKRGTCPNFNTLVKPISSLPPAPHQQNHRKRNSPGGDSGSPASTAAYQVTPLAIVDPSRFAVELAYPPVVSMATAIVATGGAAAAAGGGGGGMYGQHPMVLSGGKEDLGALAKLEDSVKKLKSPKSSPGPALSKSQIDSAFDYLADWVYECCGSVSISSLDHPKFRAFLTQVGLPSISRKEFAGSRLDAKYEEAKVESEARIRDAMFFQVAGDGWMAKKHGHVGEENLVSLYVNLPNGTSVFRRTVFTSGFVPSKYAEEVLWDTITDICGSNSVQQCIGIVADRFKGKALRNLENQHHWMVNLSCQYQAFNSLVKDFGKELPFFKNVTENCVKLANFVNNKSQIRNSFHKYQLQEYGHAGLLRVPLPGYESSDFGPVYSLIEDILSSARALQLVLLDESYKVVSVEEPFAREIEEMMRNPRFWNELEAMHSLVKLIKTMARDIETEKPRVGQCLPLWEELRVKVKDWCSKFHIAEGPVEKLVERRFEKNYHPAWAAAFILDPLYLIRDTSGKYLPPFKYLTPEQEKDVDKLITRLVSRDEAHIALMELMKWRTEGLEPVYAQAVQLKQRDPSTGKMKIANPQSSRLVWETYLTGFKSLGKVAVRLIFLHATSCGFKCNWSFLRWAGAQSHSRVGVDRAQKLIFIAAHSKLEKRDYSNDEDKDAELFALANGEDDVLNEVFVDTSSL